The genomic region GCGCCGCGCCACCGCCATGATCGGCGGTTTCGAGGAGGAGATCAGGCTCCGCAACATATCGGTCACTGGAGCGCTGATCGAATGCCGGCGTCCGCTAACCCCGGACACCCAGCTCAGGATCAATATCGTCGGAGTCGGTCCGGTGACGGGAATCGTGAAGTGGGCCGGCAACGGCAAGGCCGGCATTCAGTTCGACCACGAGTTCGAGCTTTCGCGACTGGCGCCCAAGAAAGAGAAGGTCAACGAAGTGACCATGCTTCGTCCCTGGTACATCGAACCGCGCGCGGCGGAGGGCTGACCGCAAGCGATTGCATGACCGACGCCGCCGGAGCAAAGCTTCGGCATGAAGATCATCGGCAGCTTCGTCAGCCCCTATGTCCGCAAGGTGCTGGCGTGCATGAATCTCAAGGGCCTCAGCTATGAGGTCGACCCGATCACGCCCTTCTTCGGCAATGACGAGTTTGAGCGCCTGAGCCCGCTCAGGCGAATCCCGGTGCTGGTCGACGGCGAGGTGAGCCTCAGCGATTCCTCGGTCATCTGCGCTTATCTGGACGAGGTCTACGGCGGCCATCCGCTCCTCCCTTCGGATCCCACGCAACGCGCCCGCGCCCGCTGGTTGGAGGAATATGCCGATACAAGGCTCGGCGACCTGTTCATCTGGGGGCTGTTCTATCAGAAGGTGGTCCGGCCGGCGGTCTGGGGCGAGGCGCCCGACGAAGAGCGGACCGCAAGGACGCTCAACGAGGGCCTGCCGCGCGAGCTCAACTATCTGGAGAACCAGCTTCCCTCACAAGGCTTCCTGTTCGGCGAGATCGGGCTTGCCGACATTTCCATCGCCACCTTCTTCCGCAACGGGGCCTATGCCGGTTTCGACGTCGATGAGGGTCGCTGGCCCAGGACCGCGGCCTTCGTCGCTCGAACGCTCGAGCATGACTGCGTCGCTTCGCTCCTGCCCTTCGAGGACGTCCAGCGAAGCTCCGACATCAGGCACCGCCGGCAGGCCCTGCTCGACAGCGGAGCGCCATTGACCAGGGAGACACTGGGCACTCGCGAGCCGAAGCGCGGAATGATGCCGCTCTAGGCAAAAAAAGAAGCGCCGGGGCTGGCCCGGCGCTTCCACTTTCGCTTCTGTCGTCAGCTTAGCGGCGGATCACGTCGACATCGCGGACATAGCCATTGTAGTCGACATCGCACTTGAACGAGAGGTCAGGCTGATAGGAATAGCCGACCGCTCCGTAGGCGCCCAGACCGTAGGGGTTGTACGCAGCACGGCCGGTCGTCGCGAGACCGCGAACGCGAATAAAGCTCCGGTCCGGGGTGACGCGGGTCACCGAAAGCACTCGAGCGCTGGTGCCCGAAAGGCCGAACAGCGAAGTGATGATGCTGCTAAG from Sphingomonas anseongensis harbors:
- a CDS encoding glutathione S-transferase family protein, with protein sequence MKIIGSFVSPYVRKVLACMNLKGLSYEVDPITPFFGNDEFERLSPLRRIPVLVDGEVSLSDSSVICAYLDEVYGGHPLLPSDPTQRARARWLEEYADTRLGDLFIWGLFYQKVVRPAVWGEAPDEERTARTLNEGLPRELNYLENQLPSQGFLFGEIGLADISIATFFRNGAYAGFDVDEGRWPRTAAFVARTLEHDCVASLLPFEDVQRSSDIRHRRQALLDSGAPLTRETLGTREPKRGMMPL